In Saprospiraceae bacterium, a genomic segment contains:
- a CDS encoding energy transducer TonB, which yields MEKKDYLKLSWDDMIFEGRNKAYGAYILRKIYDNNMSKALILGILLFVFGVSSPMIIKIVRGWIPEKANKDMMKEVVLAEPPPMDPNKPPPPPPPKVEPPPIKDQIKFVPPKVKKDEEVKEEEPPPPTIEEMEDKDVSDVTREGDDDGIDASLAEPPPVMEEEKKEDEPFKFVEQMPTFPDGDAAMMKYIREKIRYPAIAKENGIEGTVVIQFVVTSSGDINRVQVARGIGGGCDEEAVRVVKSMPNWKPGKHNGKAVPVSFTLPIRFKLEG from the coding sequence ATGGAAAAAAAGGATTATTTAAAGCTCTCCTGGGACGACATGATCTTTGAAGGTCGCAATAAGGCTTACGGAGCTTATATTCTCCGGAAGATATACGACAACAACATGTCTAAAGCCCTGATCTTAGGCATTCTGCTCTTTGTATTTGGAGTTAGTAGCCCGATGATCATTAAAATTGTAAGAGGCTGGATACCTGAAAAGGCGAATAAGGACATGATGAAGGAAGTGGTATTGGCTGAGCCGCCGCCAATGGATCCTAACAAACCACCACCCCCGCCACCCCCTAAGGTTGAGCCTCCACCCATCAAGGATCAGATAAAATTCGTTCCGCCCAAGGTGAAGAAAGATGAAGAAGTCAAGGAAGAGGAACCACCACCACCAACCATCGAAGAAATGGAGGATAAGGATGTATCCGATGTGACTCGTGAAGGTGATGATGATGGTATAGATGCTTCGCTTGCAGAACCACCACCGGTTATGGAAGAAGAAAAAAAAGAAGATGAGCCTTTTAAATTTGTAGAACAGATGCCAACATTTCCTGATGGTGATGCTGCCATGATGAAATACATTCGCGAAAAAATCAGATATCCTGCCATAGCCAAAGAAAATGGAATTGAAGGAACCGTGGTCATCCAATTTGTAGTCACTTCATCCGGAGATATCAACCGCGTTCAAGTCGCCAGAGGTATTGGCGGCGGATGTGATGAAGAAGCCGTCAGGGTTGTAAAATCCATGCCTAACTGGAAACCCGGCAAACATAATGGAAAAGCAGTACCTGTAAGTTTTACCTTACCTATTCGATTTAAACTCGAAGGTTAA